Proteins co-encoded in one Chaetodon auriga isolate fChaAug3 chromosome 9, fChaAug3.hap1, whole genome shotgun sequence genomic window:
- the stx3b gene encoding syntaxin 3b isoform X2, whose translation MKDRLEQLKATCDQDDDEVEIAVDNAAFMDEFFCQIEDIRNSIDKIDENVAEVKKLYSVILSAPTSDQKTQDDLEAITNDIKKMANNARNKLKTIERNLESEEQERVSADMRIRKSQHAVLSRKFVEVMTKYNEAQVDFRERSKGRIQRQLEITGKATTDEELEEMLESGNAAVFTAGIVDSGISKQALSEIEARHKDIVRLESSIKELHDMFVDIAMLVESQGDIVDNIEQNVSKSVDHVTVAKEQTKKAVRYQTKARKVMLFSQLLHQSARDLLLFFFLLIFSTHYCHC comes from the exons ACATGCGACCAAGATGACGACGAGGTGGAGATCGCAGTGGACAACGCAGCCTTCATGGACGAGTTCTTCTGTCAG atcGAGGACATCAGGAACAGCATTGATAAGATTGATGAGAATGTGGCTGAAGTCAAAAAGCTTTACTCGGTCATCCTGTCCGCTCCCACATCAGATCAGA AAACACAGGATGACTTGGAGGCAATCACCAATGACATCAAAAAGATGGCCAACAATGCAAGAAACAAACTCAAGA CCATTGAGAGGAACCTGGAGTcagaagagcaggagagggtGTCGGCTGACATGCGGATACGTAAATCACAG catgcagtgcTCTCCAGGAAATTTGTGGAGGTAATGACAAAGTATAATGAAGCCCAAGTGGACTTCCGGGAGAGGAGTAAAGGACGTATTCAGAGACAGCTAGAGATCA CTGGAAAAGCAACAACAGATGAAGAACTGGAAGAGATGTTGGAGAGTGgcaatgctgctgttttcactgcaggg ATTGTGGACTCTGGGATCTCCAAACAAGCCCTGAGTGAGATCGAAGCTAGACACAAAGACATTGTCCGTCTGGAAAGTAGCATCAAGGAGCTGCATGATATGTTTGTAGACATCGCCATGCTGGTGGAGAGCCAG ggTGACATTGTAGACAACATAGAGCAGAATGTGTCCAAGTCAGTGGACCACGTGACAGTGGCCAAGGAACAGACCAAAAAAGCTGTAAGGTACCAGACCAAAGCACGCAAGGTAATGTTATTTAGCCAGCTGCTGCACCAGTCCGCTCGTGACCTCCTCCTGttcttttttctgctcattttctcGACACATTATTGTCACTGTTAG
- the stx3b gene encoding syntaxin 3b isoform X9: MKDRLEQLKATCDQDDDEVEIAVDNAAFMDEFFCQIEDIRNSIDKIDENVAEVKKLYSVILSAPTSDQKTQDDLEAITNDIKKMANNARNKLKTIERNLESEEQERVSADMRIRKSQHAVLSRKFVEVMTKYNEAQVDFRERSKGRIQRQLEITGKATTDEELEEMLESGNAAVFTAGIVDSGISKQALSEIEARHKDIVRLESSIKELHDMFVDIAMLVESQLVAFLTPLFTLPRHLHLHLITQH; encoded by the exons ACATGCGACCAAGATGACGACGAGGTGGAGATCGCAGTGGACAACGCAGCCTTCATGGACGAGTTCTTCTGTCAG atcGAGGACATCAGGAACAGCATTGATAAGATTGATGAGAATGTGGCTGAAGTCAAAAAGCTTTACTCGGTCATCCTGTCCGCTCCCACATCAGATCAGA AAACACAGGATGACTTGGAGGCAATCACCAATGACATCAAAAAGATGGCCAACAATGCAAGAAACAAACTCAAGA CCATTGAGAGGAACCTGGAGTcagaagagcaggagagggtGTCGGCTGACATGCGGATACGTAAATCACAG catgcagtgcTCTCCAGGAAATTTGTGGAGGTAATGACAAAGTATAATGAAGCCCAAGTGGACTTCCGGGAGAGGAGTAAAGGACGTATTCAGAGACAGCTAGAGATCA CTGGAAAAGCAACAACAGATGAAGAACTGGAAGAGATGTTGGAGAGTGgcaatgctgctgttttcactgcaggg ATTGTGGACTCTGGGATCTCCAAACAAGCCCTGAGTGAGATCGAAGCTAGACACAAAGACATTGTCCGTCTGGAAAGTAGCATCAAGGAGCTGCATGATATGTTTGTAGACATCGCCATGCTGGTGGAGAGCCAG cTCGTTGCCTTTCTTACACCTCTCTTTACTCTCCCccgccacctccacctccatctcatCACCCAACATTGA
- the stx3b gene encoding syntaxin 3b isoform X3: protein MKDRLEQLKATCDQDDDEVEIAVDNAAFMDEFFCQIEDIRNSIDKIDENVAEVKKLYSVILSAPTSDQKTQDDLEAITNDIKKMANNARNKLKTIERNLESEEQERVSADMRIRKSQHAVLSRKFVEVMTKYNEAQVDFRERSKGRIQRQLEITGKATTDEELEEMLESGNAAVFTAGIVDSGISKQALSEIEARHKDIVRLESSIKELHDMFVDIAMLVESQGGMIDRIESNMDQSVGFVERAVADTKKAAKFQQEARRKMIIIGVVCAVIVVIVLIIILTQTL, encoded by the exons ACATGCGACCAAGATGACGACGAGGTGGAGATCGCAGTGGACAACGCAGCCTTCATGGACGAGTTCTTCTGTCAG atcGAGGACATCAGGAACAGCATTGATAAGATTGATGAGAATGTGGCTGAAGTCAAAAAGCTTTACTCGGTCATCCTGTCCGCTCCCACATCAGATCAGA AAACACAGGATGACTTGGAGGCAATCACCAATGACATCAAAAAGATGGCCAACAATGCAAGAAACAAACTCAAGA CCATTGAGAGGAACCTGGAGTcagaagagcaggagagggtGTCGGCTGACATGCGGATACGTAAATCACAG catgcagtgcTCTCCAGGAAATTTGTGGAGGTAATGACAAAGTATAATGAAGCCCAAGTGGACTTCCGGGAGAGGAGTAAAGGACGTATTCAGAGACAGCTAGAGATCA CTGGAAAAGCAACAACAGATGAAGAACTGGAAGAGATGTTGGAGAGTGgcaatgctgctgttttcactgcaggg ATTGTGGACTCTGGGATCTCCAAACAAGCCCTGAGTGAGATCGAAGCTAGACACAAAGACATTGTCCGTCTGGAAAGTAGCATCAAGGAGCTGCATGATATGTTTGTAGACATCGCCATGCTGGTGGAGAGCCAG GGCGGAATGATTGACAGGATTGAGAGCAACATGGACCAATCAGTGGGCTTTGTGGAGCGAGCCGTAGCAGACACTAAGAAAGCGGCAAAGTTTCAGCAAGAGGCTCGACGC AAGATGATCATTATCGGTGTGGTCTGTGCTGTGATTGTTGTCAtcgtcc
- the stx3b gene encoding syntaxin 3b isoform X4, with the protein MKDRLEQLKATCDQDDDEVEIAVDNAAFMDEFFCQIEDIRNSIDKIDENVAEVKKLYSVILSAPTSDQKTQDDLEAITNDIKKMANNARNKLKTIERNLESEEQERVSADMRIRKSQHAVLSRKFVEVMTKYNEAQVDFRERSKGRIQRQLEITGKATTDEELEEMLESGNAAVFTAGIVDSGISKQALSEIEARHKDIVRLESSIKELHDMFVDIAMLVESQGDIVDNIEQNVSKSVDHVTVAKEQTKKAVRYQTKARKKMIIIGVVCAVIVVIVLIIILTQTL; encoded by the exons ACATGCGACCAAGATGACGACGAGGTGGAGATCGCAGTGGACAACGCAGCCTTCATGGACGAGTTCTTCTGTCAG atcGAGGACATCAGGAACAGCATTGATAAGATTGATGAGAATGTGGCTGAAGTCAAAAAGCTTTACTCGGTCATCCTGTCCGCTCCCACATCAGATCAGA AAACACAGGATGACTTGGAGGCAATCACCAATGACATCAAAAAGATGGCCAACAATGCAAGAAACAAACTCAAGA CCATTGAGAGGAACCTGGAGTcagaagagcaggagagggtGTCGGCTGACATGCGGATACGTAAATCACAG catgcagtgcTCTCCAGGAAATTTGTGGAGGTAATGACAAAGTATAATGAAGCCCAAGTGGACTTCCGGGAGAGGAGTAAAGGACGTATTCAGAGACAGCTAGAGATCA CTGGAAAAGCAACAACAGATGAAGAACTGGAAGAGATGTTGGAGAGTGgcaatgctgctgttttcactgcaggg ATTGTGGACTCTGGGATCTCCAAACAAGCCCTGAGTGAGATCGAAGCTAGACACAAAGACATTGTCCGTCTGGAAAGTAGCATCAAGGAGCTGCATGATATGTTTGTAGACATCGCCATGCTGGTGGAGAGCCAG ggTGACATTGTAGACAACATAGAGCAGAATGTGTCCAAGTCAGTGGACCACGTGACAGTGGCCAAGGAACAGACCAAAAAAGCTGTAAGGTACCAGACCAAAGCACGCAAG AAGATGATCATTATCGGTGTGGTCTGTGCTGTGATTGTTGTCAtcgtcc
- the stx3b gene encoding syntaxin 3b isoform X1 — MKDRLEQLKATCDQDDDEVEIAVDNAAFMDEFFCQIEDIRNSIDKIDENVAEVKKLYSVILSAPTSDQKTQDDLEAITNDIKKMANNARNKLKTIERNLESEEQERVSADMRIRKSQHAVLSRKFVEVMTKYNEAQVDFRERSKGRIQRQLEITGKATTDEELEEMLESGNAAVFTAGIVDSGISKQALSEIEARHKDIVRLESSIKELHDMFVDIAMLVESQGGMIDRIESNMDQSVGFVERAVADTKKAAKFQQEARRVSDDSQEERPGFPKATEKVFNKTTAMSLRSVDFCVCLNRQHRGLNWMPQDNDRVSGSLSGLLLGYNPCGLSFAATQCNLNQ, encoded by the exons ACATGCGACCAAGATGACGACGAGGTGGAGATCGCAGTGGACAACGCAGCCTTCATGGACGAGTTCTTCTGTCAG atcGAGGACATCAGGAACAGCATTGATAAGATTGATGAGAATGTGGCTGAAGTCAAAAAGCTTTACTCGGTCATCCTGTCCGCTCCCACATCAGATCAGA AAACACAGGATGACTTGGAGGCAATCACCAATGACATCAAAAAGATGGCCAACAATGCAAGAAACAAACTCAAGA CCATTGAGAGGAACCTGGAGTcagaagagcaggagagggtGTCGGCTGACATGCGGATACGTAAATCACAG catgcagtgcTCTCCAGGAAATTTGTGGAGGTAATGACAAAGTATAATGAAGCCCAAGTGGACTTCCGGGAGAGGAGTAAAGGACGTATTCAGAGACAGCTAGAGATCA CTGGAAAAGCAACAACAGATGAAGAACTGGAAGAGATGTTGGAGAGTGgcaatgctgctgttttcactgcaggg ATTGTGGACTCTGGGATCTCCAAACAAGCCCTGAGTGAGATCGAAGCTAGACACAAAGACATTGTCCGTCTGGAAAGTAGCATCAAGGAGCTGCATGATATGTTTGTAGACATCGCCATGCTGGTGGAGAGCCAG GGCGGAATGATTGACAGGATTGAGAGCAACATGGACCAATCAGTGGGCTTTGTGGAGCGAGCCGTAGCAGACACTAAGAAAGCGGCAAAGTTTCAGCAAGAGGCTCGACGCGTGAGTGACGACAGTCAGGAAGAACGGCCTGGTTTCCCAAAAGCAACGGAAAAAGTatttaacaaaacaacagcGATGAGTCTGAGATCAGTGGATTTTTGTGTTTGCCTTaacaggcagcacagaggacTAAATTGGATGCCACAGGACAATGATCGAGTGTCTGGATCATTGTCTGGCCTTTTACTAGGATACAATCCATGTGGGTTAAGTTTTGCAGCAACACAATGTAACTTAAATCAGTAA
- the stx3b gene encoding syntaxin 3b isoform X7, whose amino-acid sequence MKDRLEQLKATCDQDDDEVEIAVDNAAFMDEFFCQIEDIRNSIDKIDENVAEVKKLYSVILSAPTSDQKTQDDLEAITNDIKKMANNARNKLKTIERNLESEEQERVSADMRIRKSQHAVLSRKFVEVMTKYNEAQVDFRERSKGRIQRQLEITGKATTDEELEEMLESGNAAVFTAGIVDSGISKQALSEIEARHKDIVRLESSIKELHDMFVDIAMLVESQVQCIHLHIISSTGHLFHPFIHSLHSFLTFLHGVVFTPDCIQLIFSCLFLFLSLL is encoded by the exons ACATGCGACCAAGATGACGACGAGGTGGAGATCGCAGTGGACAACGCAGCCTTCATGGACGAGTTCTTCTGTCAG atcGAGGACATCAGGAACAGCATTGATAAGATTGATGAGAATGTGGCTGAAGTCAAAAAGCTTTACTCGGTCATCCTGTCCGCTCCCACATCAGATCAGA AAACACAGGATGACTTGGAGGCAATCACCAATGACATCAAAAAGATGGCCAACAATGCAAGAAACAAACTCAAGA CCATTGAGAGGAACCTGGAGTcagaagagcaggagagggtGTCGGCTGACATGCGGATACGTAAATCACAG catgcagtgcTCTCCAGGAAATTTGTGGAGGTAATGACAAAGTATAATGAAGCCCAAGTGGACTTCCGGGAGAGGAGTAAAGGACGTATTCAGAGACAGCTAGAGATCA CTGGAAAAGCAACAACAGATGAAGAACTGGAAGAGATGTTGGAGAGTGgcaatgctgctgttttcactgcaggg ATTGTGGACTCTGGGATCTCCAAACAAGCCCTGAGTGAGATCGAAGCTAGACACAAAGACATTGTCCGTCTGGAAAGTAGCATCAAGGAGCTGCATGATATGTTTGTAGACATCGCCATGCTGGTGGAGAGCCAGGTACAGTGCATCCACCTGCACATCATTTCATCCACCGGTCATCTATTTCATCCTTTTATTCACTCTTTGCATTCATTCTTAACTTTTCTCCATGGCGTTGTGTTCACTCCTGACTGTATTCAactcattttctcctgtttatttctcttcctgtctctgctgtga